Proteins from one Streptomyces genisteinicus genomic window:
- a CDS encoding thioesterase II family protein — translation MTDGWFALYPPVGGGRGAYSPMVAELRDHGHCHLPALAGRDNRFAESAAVRFTDLADDLWTQLEAEFGPGRDPGGLVLFGFSMGALIATEMAARLQQRGTAARGLVVAGCPPPHLLAGHALHTLEDAALTAALAAQGTVPRVVLDDPGLLSMMLPVWRADCAAVASHPRRPVVLDCPVHALGGTEDPLVREADLTVWPRLGGAGSSVRMVPGDHAAVLDRQDLMAAAVLASADRSSPTEARW, via the coding sequence GTGACGGACGGCTGGTTCGCCCTGTACCCGCCCGTGGGCGGCGGCCGCGGCGCCTACTCCCCGATGGTGGCGGAGCTGCGGGACCACGGGCACTGCCACCTGCCCGCCCTGGCGGGGCGCGACAACAGGTTCGCCGAGTCCGCCGCGGTGCGCTTCACCGACCTGGCCGACGACCTGTGGACCCAGCTGGAGGCGGAGTTCGGACCGGGCCGCGACCCCGGGGGACTGGTGCTCTTCGGATTCAGCATGGGCGCCCTGATCGCCACCGAGATGGCGGCACGGCTCCAGCAGCGCGGCACTGCGGCGCGCGGGCTCGTCGTCGCCGGCTGCCCACCGCCCCACCTGCTGGCCGGACACGCCCTGCACACACTGGAGGACGCGGCCCTGACCGCGGCGCTGGCCGCTCAGGGCACGGTCCCCCGCGTCGTTCTGGACGACCCCGGGCTGCTCTCCATGATGCTCCCGGTGTGGCGGGCGGACTGCGCCGCCGTGGCGAGCCACCCACGCCGTCCGGTGGTGCTGGACTGCCCGGTGCACGCGCTGGGCGGAACCGAGGACCCCCTGGTCCGCGAGGCCGACCTGACGGTGTGGCCGCGCCTGGGCGGGGCCGGATCCTCGGTGCGCATGGTGCCCGGTGACCACGCGGCCGTGCTGGACCGGCAGGACCTCATGGCGGCGGCCGTGCTCGCGTCCGCCGACCGTTCCTCGCCCACGGAGGCCCGATGGTGA
- a CDS encoding aminotransferase class IV, translated as MVTSRASRTTVMDGLPRERELPFGSNSVQHGTAVFEGIRMYAAPAGPALFRLDAHLQRLLDSAALLGIPHAYDLDALRRHVRDAAAGSGLDSAYVRPVLYTREARLGVNLQDFRFTLGTEIWALPADDTPPRPLRVTVSPWCRPSRSSFAVRAKATGTYVVSALARTRAAADGFDDAVQLDPDSGRVAESTIANVFLVRDGRLVTPWLEDSVLAGITRDTVLTLAGDLGIETSEAPVLPGDLLAADEVFLTGTASGLVPVAGLDTRTYPAVRPVTDALGRAYRRAVLGDGPHRPSWLTPVSRPTPSTSRL; from the coding sequence ATGGTGACCTCGCGCGCCTCCCGGACGACGGTCATGGACGGCCTGCCCCGCGAACGGGAACTGCCCTTCGGCAGCAACAGCGTCCAGCACGGCACGGCCGTTTTCGAAGGCATCCGCATGTACGCGGCTCCGGCCGGCCCCGCGCTGTTCCGGCTCGACGCGCATCTCCAGCGGCTGCTGGACTCGGCCGCCCTGCTGGGCATCCCGCACGCCTACGACCTGGACGCCCTGCGCCGGCACGTGCGGGACGCCGCCGCCGGCAGCGGACTGGACAGCGCCTACGTCCGGCCCGTGCTGTACACCCGCGAGGCGCGCCTCGGCGTCAATCTCCAGGACTTCCGCTTCACGCTCGGCACGGAGATCTGGGCACTCCCCGCCGACGACACCCCGCCCCGGCCCCTGCGGGTCACCGTGTCGCCCTGGTGCCGTCCGTCCCGTTCGAGTTTCGCGGTCCGCGCCAAGGCGACCGGCACGTACGTGGTGTCCGCGCTCGCCCGCACCCGCGCCGCCGCGGACGGATTCGACGACGCCGTCCAGCTCGACCCGGACTCCGGCAGGGTGGCGGAGTCCACGATCGCCAACGTCTTCCTCGTCCGGGACGGGCGTCTGGTGACGCCCTGGCTCGAGGACAGCGTCCTGGCGGGCATCACCCGCGACACCGTCCTGACCCTCGCCGGGGACCTGGGCATCGAGACCTCCGAGGCCCCGGTCCTGCCCGGCGACCTGCTCGCCGCCGACGAGGTGTTCCTCACCGGCACGGCGAGCGGTCTGGTCCCCGTGGCAGGTCTCGACACCCGCACGTACCCGGCCGTCCGTCCGGTGACGGACGCGCTCGGCCGCGCCTACCGGCGGGCCGTCCTGGGCGACGGACCGCACCGGCCCTCCTGGCTCACCCCCGTGTCCCGCCCCACCCCGTCCACTTCGCGCCTCTGA
- a CDS encoding thiazole biosynthesis family protein, producing MIDLFHCFGAKPAHRVDTALAADMLRASGCRHLAVNTHTIDRVGAGDDLPVGYDTATLGSVMALVGEELGLSPVLNINHPTSAAEAVKRTRQAARMTGIRVIKLEVLDPGFKLSVNAEVVEAARELTADGFEVWPLITPDARSFAQCVELGSTMVRVMGSAIGARKGIEPQHLEPMKQLLADSPVPVMLDGGIGSTADVEQAFALGFNSFLVNSCLFADGTDPVTALAGFRATADRVAPGTPAR from the coding sequence GTGATCGACCTCTTCCACTGCTTCGGTGCCAAGCCCGCCCACCGCGTCGACACCGCTCTGGCCGCCGACATGCTCCGCGCCAGTGGCTGCCGGCATCTCGCGGTGAACACCCACACCATCGACCGGGTCGGCGCGGGCGACGACCTTCCCGTGGGCTACGACACGGCGACACTGGGCTCCGTCATGGCGCTCGTCGGCGAGGAGCTGGGCCTGAGCCCCGTCCTCAACATCAACCACCCCACCAGCGCCGCGGAGGCGGTCAAGCGAACCCGCCAGGCCGCCCGGATGACCGGCATACGGGTCATCAAACTGGAGGTCCTCGATCCCGGCTTCAAGCTCAGCGTGAACGCCGAGGTGGTGGAGGCGGCCCGCGAACTGACCGCCGACGGGTTCGAGGTGTGGCCGCTGATCACGCCCGACGCCCGGAGCTTCGCACAGTGCGTGGAGCTGGGGAGCACGATGGTGCGCGTGATGGGGTCCGCCATCGGCGCCCGCAAGGGCATCGAGCCCCAGCACCTCGAGCCGATGAAGCAGCTGCTCGCCGACAGTCCGGTCCCGGTCATGCTGGACGGCGGCATCGGCTCCACCGCCGACGTCGAGCAGGCCTTCGCCCTCGGATTCAATTCCTTCCTGGTCAACTCGTGCCTCTTCGCCGACGGTACGGACCCGGTCACGGCGCTGGCCGGCTTCCGCGCGACAGCCGACCGGGTCGCCCCCGGCACGCCCGCCCGCTGA
- a CDS encoding thioesterase II family protein — protein MQTTGRWLLRPPSPEARARLFCLPYSGTGASSYRRWPTRIGPLEVCPVQLPGRENRIRHTPFRTVPEFAAEAAEALAPHLDRPYVLFGHCMGALLAHALAARAEDLGLPRPTLLVVSSAAAPHLPPERRYRAPEPGVSGVYHPSMTDEEFAGELDHVSRALGGGEIMPELLPLALRVLRADVELCYGYRIPAPRPVRSPLTAIGWTADPEVPPDTMLQWDAYGTTRHRVLEGGKLSYLAAPTALTRVLEDEFADALSGASTTTGGAP, from the coding sequence ATGCAAACGACCGGACGGTGGCTGCTGAGGCCGCCCTCGCCGGAGGCCCGGGCACGTCTCTTCTGCCTTCCCTACTCGGGCACGGGTGCCTCCTCGTACCGCCGCTGGCCGACCCGGATCGGTCCCCTGGAGGTGTGCCCCGTCCAGCTGCCCGGACGGGAGAACCGGATCAGGCACACCCCCTTCCGCACCGTGCCGGAGTTCGCCGCCGAGGCCGCCGAGGCACTGGCCCCCCACCTCGACCGGCCGTACGTGCTGTTCGGACACTGCATGGGCGCCCTGCTGGCCCACGCGCTGGCCGCCCGCGCCGAGGACCTCGGACTGCCCCGCCCGACCCTGCTCGTGGTGTCGTCGGCCGCCGCACCGCACCTGCCTCCGGAGCGGCGCTACCGCGCTCCGGAGCCCGGTGTGAGCGGCGTCTACCACCCGTCGATGACGGACGAGGAGTTCGCCGGCGAACTCGACCACGTGTCACGGGCGCTGGGCGGCGGGGAGATCATGCCCGAGCTGCTCCCCCTGGCCCTGCGCGTCCTGAGGGCGGACGTGGAGCTCTGCTACGGCTACCGGATCCCGGCACCGCGTCCGGTGCGCAGCCCGCTGACGGCCATCGGCTGGACCGCCGACCCCGAGGTGCCACCCGACACCATGCTCCAGTGGGACGCGTACGGGACCACGCGCCACCGCGTCCTGGAGGGCGGCAAGCTCAGCTATCTCGCCGCGCCCACGGCACTGACCCGGGTGCTGGAGGACGAGTTCGCCGACGCGCTGTCCGGCGCGTCCACCACCACGGGAGGCGCACCATGA
- a CDS encoding non-ribosomal peptide synthetase: protein MTTHAPGTLTELFEQTALRHPTAVAVSDGDGRMTYRELDEATRASAHALIAHGVAPGDTVAVHMPRGVPVVVAVLAVLRAGAACLPIDEVYPEARRDQMLGDGAATHVLVAPGRAERLARPGPAVLEWPPAPADGRAGEPPAPLAPPAPAGAACVLFTSGSTGTPRAVVLEHRHVVGFALADTLPALRPGDRTAQSSSISFDTFTFELWRSFAQGAEVVVVPGIPELMEADLGKELRRRRITAMLAPAIALNHLARHDREALSGLRLLCSGGDVLLPATCRALREGGFTGELFNLYGPTETTVACSGFPVTDTALLGEQVPIGHSFGRARLHVLDERLRPVPAGVPGDLYVGGPGVGRGYLGRPGLSARTFVADPFAGDGTRMYATGDRVRSGEDGALEYLGRTDSQVKIRGHRVEPQEVERALCRYEAVSEAAVLSAGEPGEKRLVAFVVAAGDGFLLRELRSRLRDTVPAHLVPAEIIALDTMPTDAHGKRDRRRLAELLGDHASRRSRYVAPRTDTERFLATIWEDLLNVEAVGALDDFFTLGGHSLLAVRVRLLLRRRLDVPITPEAIFEHSVLEEQARLIDGLRKEVLTP, encoded by the coding sequence ATGACGACGCACGCGCCCGGCACGCTGACCGAACTGTTCGAACAGACCGCGCTGCGACACCCGACCGCCGTCGCCGTGAGCGACGGCGACGGGCGCATGACCTACCGGGAGCTCGACGAGGCCACCAGGGCGTCGGCACACGCGCTGATCGCGCACGGGGTGGCCCCCGGGGACACCGTCGCCGTCCACATGCCGCGGGGAGTGCCCGTGGTCGTCGCCGTGCTGGCCGTCCTGCGGGCCGGCGCCGCCTGCCTGCCCATCGACGAGGTGTATCCCGAGGCCCGCCGCGACCAGATGCTGGGCGACGGCGCGGCGACCCACGTGCTCGTCGCCCCCGGCCGGGCGGAGCGCCTGGCGCGGCCGGGTCCGGCCGTGCTGGAGTGGCCGCCCGCGCCGGCGGACGGCCGGGCCGGCGAACCCCCGGCGCCCCTCGCGCCACCCGCACCCGCCGGCGCGGCCTGTGTGCTCTTCACGTCCGGATCCACCGGAACGCCCCGCGCGGTGGTGCTGGAGCACCGGCACGTCGTCGGCTTCGCGCTCGCGGACACCCTGCCGGCCCTGCGCCCCGGTGACCGCACGGCACAGTCCTCCAGCATCTCGTTCGACACCTTCACGTTCGAACTGTGGCGCTCCTTCGCCCAAGGAGCGGAGGTCGTCGTGGTCCCCGGCATCCCGGAACTGATGGAGGCGGACCTCGGCAAGGAGCTCCGCCGGCGCCGCATCACCGCCATGCTCGCCCCGGCCATCGCCCTGAACCACCTCGCCCGGCACGACCGTGAGGCTCTGTCCGGTCTGCGCCTGCTGTGCTCCGGCGGCGACGTCCTGCTCCCGGCGACCTGCCGCGCGCTGCGCGAGGGAGGGTTCACCGGGGAGCTGTTCAACCTGTACGGCCCCACCGAGACCACCGTCGCGTGCAGCGGCTTCCCCGTGACGGACACCGCGCTCCTGGGCGAGCAGGTGCCGATCGGCCACTCCTTCGGCCGCGCCCGGCTCCATGTGCTGGACGAGCGGCTGCGTCCGGTGCCGGCGGGTGTTCCGGGCGACCTGTACGTCGGCGGGCCGGGGGTCGGACGGGGCTACCTCGGGCGCCCCGGCCTCAGCGCGCGGACGTTCGTGGCCGACCCGTTCGCCGGTGACGGCACACGGATGTACGCCACGGGCGACCGGGTGCGGTCCGGCGAGGACGGCGCACTGGAGTACCTGGGACGTACGGACAGCCAGGTGAAGATCCGCGGCCACCGGGTGGAACCGCAGGAGGTCGAACGGGCCCTCTGCCGCTACGAGGCGGTCTCGGAGGCCGCCGTCCTCAGCGCCGGCGAGCCCGGCGAGAAGCGGCTGGTCGCCTTCGTGGTCGCCGCGGGCGACGGCTTCCTCCTGCGGGAGCTGCGCTCCCGTCTCAGGGACACGGTGCCGGCCCATCTCGTACCGGCGGAGATCATCGCGCTGGACACGATGCCCACGGACGCCCACGGCAAGCGGGACCGGCGCCGCCTCGCCGAACTGCTCGGGGACCACGCCTCCCGGCGGAGCCGGTACGTCGCCCCGCGCACCGACACCGAACGGTTTCTCGCCACGATCTGGGAGGACCTGCTCAACGTCGAGGCGGTCGGCGCCCTGGACGACTTCTTCACGCTCGGCGGACATTCCCTCCTGGCGGTACGCGTGCGGCTGCTGCTGCGGCGCCGGCTCGACGTGCCGATCACCCCGGAAGCGATCTTCGAGCACAGCGTGCTGGAGGAACAGGCCCGCCTGATCGACGGGCTGCGGAAGGAGGTGCTCACACCATGA
- a CDS encoding cytochrome P450, whose product MTATVTDLADLDLFTDGDPHEAWRALRRDSPVHWNPAAGDTAGGTGSSGFWALTRYQDVHDAYVDAALFSSRWGTVMGGSHRRDADSASGRMLIASDDPQHRLMRQQVHKAFLPALMDRARRVVRDYVDAALGRMLEDGGGDFATDVAPEPPAGLLAAMFGLGRTDALHLLALTRSMIGYQDPRYHSGSTPPAVLVSSQVEIFDLMMDLMETRRRAPSDDLVSILLGASVNGRPFTEDEVLYNCLNVAVGGNETTPFTASAAVQAFIDSPGQARLLRDDPGLLATAVEEVFRWTSTNAYVQRVATRDVELHGQLIRAGDAVTLWNASANRDEEKFPDADRFDVRRTPNRHIAFGVGVHRCIGMGAAQMEIGLLLREIARRGISFEAAGPPDRLRSNFMLGLTRLPVRATVSRDRS is encoded by the coding sequence ATGACGGCCACGGTGACCGACCTCGCCGATCTCGACCTGTTCACCGACGGCGACCCGCACGAGGCGTGGCGCGCCCTGCGGCGCGACAGCCCCGTCCACTGGAACCCCGCCGCCGGCGACACCGCCGGAGGTACGGGCTCGTCCGGGTTCTGGGCGCTGACGCGTTATCAGGACGTCCACGACGCCTACGTGGACGCGGCCCTGTTCTCGTCCCGGTGGGGGACGGTGATGGGCGGCTCGCACCGCAGGGACGCCGACTCCGCGTCCGGACGCATGCTGATCGCCTCGGACGACCCGCAGCACCGGCTGATGCGCCAGCAGGTCCACAAGGCGTTCCTGCCCGCCCTCATGGACCGCGCCCGCCGCGTGGTGCGCGACTACGTGGACGCCGCGCTCGGCAGGATGCTGGAGGACGGCGGAGGGGACTTCGCCACCGATGTCGCGCCCGAGCCGCCGGCCGGGCTGCTCGCGGCGATGTTCGGACTCGGGCGGACCGACGCCCTGCACCTGCTCGCCCTGACCCGCTCCATGATCGGATACCAGGACCCCCGGTACCACAGCGGCTCCACACCGCCGGCCGTGCTGGTCTCCTCCCAGGTCGAGATCTTCGACCTGATGATGGACCTGATGGAGACCAGGCGCCGCGCGCCCTCGGACGACCTGGTGAGCATCCTCCTGGGAGCCTCGGTCAACGGCCGCCCCTTCACCGAGGACGAAGTCCTCTACAACTGCCTGAACGTGGCCGTGGGAGGCAACGAGACCACCCCGTTCACCGCGTCCGCGGCGGTGCAGGCGTTCATCGACTCTCCCGGCCAGGCGCGGCTCCTGCGCGACGACCCCGGACTCCTGGCGACCGCGGTGGAGGAGGTCTTCCGCTGGACGTCCACGAACGCGTACGTGCAGCGCGTCGCCACACGTGACGTCGAGCTGCACGGGCAGCTGATCCGCGCGGGCGATGCGGTGACGCTGTGGAACGCCTCGGCCAACCGTGACGAGGAGAAGTTCCCGGACGCCGACCGGTTCGACGTGCGCCGCACACCCAACCGGCACATCGCCTTCGGGGTCGGCGTGCACCGGTGCATCGGGATGGGCGCCGCGCAGATGGAGATCGGGCTGCTGCTGCGGGAGATCGCCCGCCGGGGCATCTCCTTCGAGGCCGCCGGTCCACCGGACCGGCTCCGCTCCAACTTCATGCTGGGACTCACCCGCCTCCCGGTCCGCGCCACGGTGTCCCGGGACCGCTCGTGA
- a CDS encoding flavin reductase family protein: MSRLAAAVTIVATRDDAGERRGFTATSVTSASLDPPLLLVGISRTSSCREVFRTATEFTVNVLDDGHRNLARRFAAPGVDRFAEGDFAAWPGGTAPRLVDAHVSIRCAALDVIPVGDHEMLVGGFVEARFSGPGDGPLLWYRRGFGSVAAGDGAAPSPRREG, from the coding sequence ATGTCGCGCCTCGCGGCGGCGGTGACGATCGTGGCGACCCGGGACGACGCCGGAGAACGCCGGGGATTCACCGCGACATCGGTGACCTCGGCGTCCCTGGATCCACCGCTCCTGCTCGTCGGCATCTCCCGCACCTCCAGCTGCCGCGAAGTGTTCCGCACGGCGACGGAGTTCACCGTCAACGTCCTCGACGACGGCCACCGCAACCTCGCCCGCCGCTTCGCCGCGCCGGGTGTCGACCGATTCGCGGAAGGCGACTTCGCCGCATGGCCCGGCGGCACGGCCCCCCGTCTGGTCGACGCCCATGTCTCCATACGCTGCGCGGCGCTGGACGTGATCCCGGTGGGCGACCACGAGATGCTCGTCGGCGGATTCGTCGAGGCGCGCTTCTCGGGCCCGGGGGACGGGCCGCTGCTCTGGTACCGCAGGGGATTCGGCTCGGTCGCGGCGGGCGACGGCGCGGCCCCTTCGCCGCGGCGCGAGGGGTGA
- a CDS encoding fumarylacetoacetate hydrolase family protein translates to MRLSRFSTENGHRILASHRGGWTPVSGITGHEGPIRLVDLLDASRRRDLEALLESRPAPEPVDVRLDEAATVVEDGDIWGAGLNYRGHSQDLQAQQPSSGPGSYLRPRSCLISNGGTIELPSRSRRVTAEAELGLVIGARCKDVRRDEWRSVVAGVTAVLDMTAEDAIRENPRYIPWAKGFDTFCSVGPQIVTLDEFDDDALGAVRVSTVRNGEVVASAPVSDMKYDLGYLVEYFTAGRTFMPGTVICTGTPGAAEISPGDRVTAVVEGVGTLVHTVK, encoded by the coding sequence GTGAGACTCTCACGGTTCAGCACGGAGAACGGGCACCGGATACTCGCGAGCCATCGCGGTGGCTGGACACCGGTCTCCGGCATCACGGGTCACGAAGGACCGATCCGCCTGGTCGACCTGCTCGACGCGTCACGCAGAAGGGATCTCGAAGCGCTGCTGGAATCCCGGCCGGCTCCGGAGCCCGTCGACGTCCGTCTGGACGAGGCCGCGACCGTCGTCGAGGACGGCGACATCTGGGGGGCCGGACTCAACTACCGGGGCCACTCCCAGGACCTGCAGGCCCAGCAGCCCTCGTCCGGTCCGGGGTCGTACCTGCGGCCGCGCAGCTGCCTGATCTCCAACGGCGGGACGATCGAACTGCCGTCCCGGAGCCGGCGGGTGACCGCCGAGGCGGAGCTGGGCCTGGTCATCGGCGCGCGCTGCAAGGACGTGCGGCGCGACGAGTGGCGCTCGGTCGTCGCAGGCGTCACGGCCGTCCTCGACATGACGGCCGAGGACGCCATCCGCGAGAATCCCCGCTACATCCCCTGGGCCAAGGGCTTCGACACGTTCTGCAGCGTCGGCCCGCAGATCGTCACCCTCGACGAGTTCGACGACGATGCCCTCGGGGCCGTCCGAGTCTCGACCGTCCGCAACGGCGAGGTCGTCGCCTCCGCGCCGGTCTCCGACATGAAGTACGACCTCGGCTACCTGGTCGAGTACTTCACCGCCGGCCGCACCTTCATGCCGGGGACCGTCATCTGCACGGGGACTCCGGGAGCTGCGGAGATCAGCCCCGGGGACCGTGTCACGGCGGTCGTCGAAGGCGTCGGCACCCTCGTGCACACCGTGAAGTGA
- a CDS encoding non-ribosomal peptide synthetase: MSVQQTAVVAEIQRRIRDNSDGDAIETVDGVLSYREFGRRVEGFATRLATLCAPGEFIGIEAARTSGSVVAMVGALLAGRPFVFIDPRDSVDSNTTKVSSLGIRWVVRGSAPSDVPALVPAPAEWRGDTAGRHRWAPDDVALHRGSIGYAIHTSGSTGEPKCVLVRAGSLARMVGDHVRALELDTASRTLQFARLTFDGCITEILWTLTAGACLVVLGEEHLTPGAVLRGTLEKFRVTHLKTTPFALTATEPTTAMSLRHVINGGGACRQAVVRKWAAAAAFHNAYGLTETTVCNFLSRPLDPDDCTEAVPLGAVVGDCGFDVLPLTAADGDDAARSRGTRGELVITGESVAIGYLTPQGLRPFVDGDANRVYRTGDIVEVRDGEVFFVERLDRQLKVRGFRLDPGEIEAAACRLTGVAEAVVTAEPHTRADDVAEDALVCYYLGAATAREVRAHLDAVLDPYKVPSVIHQVDALPYTRNGKVDRDALRAGRRSPADTGGPVTAEDRVLDWVRRLTGVTDVRLDDNFYDIGGDSASTVVLVDVLKGLGWMEVGVRDVLRAENLRVLVDRLPGQGA; encoded by the coding sequence GTGTCCGTTCAGCAGACAGCCGTGGTCGCGGAGATACAGCGCCGCATCCGGGACAATTCCGACGGTGATGCCATCGAGACGGTGGACGGAGTGCTCAGCTACCGGGAGTTCGGCAGGCGCGTGGAGGGATTCGCCACCCGCCTCGCCACCCTGTGCGCACCCGGTGAGTTCATCGGGATCGAAGCCGCCCGGACCTCCGGCTCGGTGGTCGCCATGGTCGGCGCGCTGCTCGCCGGCCGCCCGTTCGTGTTCATCGACCCCCGTGACAGCGTGGACTCGAACACGACGAAGGTGTCCTCCCTCGGCATCCGCTGGGTCGTGCGCGGATCCGCCCCGTCCGACGTCCCCGCACTCGTGCCCGCGCCGGCCGAGTGGCGCGGCGACACCGCCGGGCGGCACCGGTGGGCGCCCGACGACGTGGCGCTGCACCGGGGCAGCATCGGCTACGCGATCCACACCTCGGGATCGACCGGGGAACCCAAGTGCGTCCTGGTGCGGGCGGGTTCCCTGGCCCGGATGGTCGGGGACCACGTACGCGCCCTGGAGCTGGACACCGCGAGCCGGACGCTGCAGTTCGCCCGTCTGACCTTCGACGGATGCATCACGGAGATCCTGTGGACCCTGACCGCGGGCGCCTGCCTCGTGGTCCTCGGCGAGGAGCACCTGACCCCCGGAGCGGTGCTCCGGGGCACCCTGGAGAAGTTCCGCGTCACCCACCTCAAGACGACGCCGTTCGCGCTGACGGCGACCGAGCCGACCACGGCGATGAGCCTTCGGCACGTGATCAACGGCGGTGGAGCGTGCCGTCAGGCGGTCGTCCGGAAATGGGCGGCGGCGGCGGCGTTCCACAACGCGTACGGATTGACGGAGACCACCGTCTGCAACTTCCTCAGCCGACCGCTGGATCCGGACGACTGCACCGAGGCCGTGCCGCTCGGCGCCGTCGTCGGGGACTGCGGATTCGACGTACTGCCGCTGACGGCGGCGGACGGGGACGACGCGGCCCGCTCGCGGGGGACCCGCGGGGAACTCGTCATCACGGGCGAGAGCGTGGCGATCGGATACCTGACCCCGCAGGGCCTGCGGCCGTTCGTCGACGGCGACGCGAACCGGGTCTACCGGACCGGGGACATCGTCGAGGTCCGCGACGGGGAGGTCTTCTTCGTCGAGCGGCTGGACCGGCAGCTGAAGGTCCGCGGCTTCCGTCTCGACCCCGGCGAGATCGAAGCCGCCGCCTGCCGGCTCACGGGCGTCGCGGAAGCGGTGGTGACCGCCGAGCCGCACACGAGGGCGGACGACGTCGCCGAGGACGCGCTGGTCTGCTACTACCTCGGCGCCGCCACCGCCCGGGAGGTGCGCGCCCACCTCGACGCGGTCCTCGACCCCTACAAGGTCCCCTCGGTGATCCACCAGGTCGATGCGCTGCCGTACACGCGCAACGGCAAGGTCGACCGCGACGCCCTGCGAGCGGGCCGCCGCTCCCCGGCGGACACCGGCGGGCCCGTCACGGCGGAGGACCGGGTACTCGACTGGGTACGGCGCCTCACCGGCGTGACCGACGTCCGGCTCGACGACAACTTCTACGACATCGGCGGCGACTCCGCCTCGACCGTCGTCCTCGTCGACGTGCTGAAGGGACTCGGCTGGATGGAGGTGGGCGTCCGGGACGTCCTGCGCGCGGAGAACCTGAGGGTCCTCGTCGACCGGCTGCCCGGCCAGGGTGCGTGA